From one Prochlorococcus marinus str. MIT 0912 genomic stretch:
- the ruvA gene encoding Holliday junction branch migration protein RuvA has product MISWLKGEVIQTWKISSKKGVVLNVCSVGYEIQLLPKQIGKAEDSNEIELWIHQIDREDATNLYGFMEVNQRDLFREIISVNGIGAQIGMALLEDFEVNQLVNAIENKESNLLTNSQGIGKRIAERLIVELKNKLHRFIDNNKTSHNDKKVIETNQFSKYIDEIYLILNSLGYVDNEIKDSIKIITTKEKENSLLLNSLSSEEKAELMDKHLKEILMKLSEKST; this is encoded by the coding sequence ATGATTAGCTGGTTAAAAGGAGAAGTAATACAAACTTGGAAAATATCGAGCAAAAAAGGAGTTGTTCTAAATGTTTGTAGTGTTGGTTATGAAATACAATTATTACCAAAACAGATAGGCAAAGCTGAAGATTCTAATGAGATTGAATTATGGATTCATCAGATAGATCGCGAAGATGCAACGAATTTATATGGTTTTATGGAGGTTAATCAAAGAGATTTATTCAGGGAAATCATCAGTGTAAATGGTATAGGTGCTCAGATTGGTATGGCATTATTAGAGGACTTTGAGGTGAATCAATTAGTAAATGCAATAGAAAATAAAGAATCTAATTTATTAACAAATTCTCAGGGAATAGGTAAACGAATCGCAGAGAGATTAATAGTTGAGCTAAAAAATAAACTTCATAGATTTATAGATAATAATAAAACAAGTCATAACGATAAAAAAGTCATAGAAACTAATCAATTTTCTAAATATATAGATGAAATATATTTAATTCTAAATTCACTTGGCTATGTAGATAATGAAATAAAAGATTCAATTAAAATAATAACAACCAAAGAGAAAGAAAATTCTTTATTATTGAATTCCCTATCTTCAGAAGAAAAAGCTGAGCTAATGGATAAACATCTCAAAGAGATTCTTATGAAATTGAGTGAAAAGAGTACTTGA